Within Pseudomonadota bacterium, the genomic segment ACCCTTTTATGTTATAAACATTGTCATGGATTACCCCAGGATACGGTATATTGAGGCATTACCCATAAGACAGGAAGGCAGGGAAATGATATTGCTCAGGGACACTGAGGGGATCATGGAAAACTCTCTTGTTGTGTCGAAGGACGCTTTGTTTCTTCTTTCTTTAATGGACGGGACAAGGTCATTAAGAGATATTCAGGCAGAATACATGAGGACACTCGGAAACCTCATTTATATTGAACATATCCAGAATTTTATGGAAACATTGGATGCACATTATCTTTTATTCAACGACAACTTCAAAAACCACCTCATGCAGTTAAGGGAAGAATATGGAAATGAACCCGTAAGAAAGGCATGCCTGGCGGGTAAGAGTTATGCATCAAATAAGATTGAATTTCTTGCGTTTCTCGATGAAATGTTCAAGAAAATAGGGGAGTCGTCAGTCAATATAACCGGCATCCTCGCCCCCCATATTGATTACGCAAGGGGAATGGAAGTGTATCAGGAAACTTACCGGTATTTAAAAAATACGGATAAGACCCTCATAATCATACTGGGCACCTGTCACCACCACATGGAAAAAATATGGAGCATATCAGCTAAAGATTTTTCAACACCTCTCGATGTGATCCCCGGTTCAAGAGATTTGATCCGACGTATAAAAGAAAATACAATCCTGCGACAATACATTGATGAATGGCCCCACAGAAATGAGCACTCCATAGAATTACAGTTGCCTCTCCTGCAATTTGTTATGCAGAAAGACATTGAGATTCTCCCTATCCTTACAGGTTCAATGCACGAATATATTGCCGGCGAAAAAGATTTACCGGATCAGGAAATAGAAGATATTATCGGGAATTTTAAAGATATGCTTGCTCAGCATGGAAAACCTTATATTATCATATCAGGCGCTGATCTTGCACATATTGGCGCCCAGTTTGGCGATACGTTTCCACTCAATTCATTCACACTCAGCGAATCGAAGTCAAAAGACGAAGAAATCCTTGAAGACATAAAAAACATTGATGCTGATACCTTTATCAAAACGATACAAAATGAGAAGGACAGGAGAAGGATATGCGGCTTAACGCCCATTTATTTCCAGCTAAGACTGCTGAATGACTCCCTTTGCCGGATTGTAAGTTATAAACAGTGGACTGATGGCCAATCATCAGTAAGCTTTGCAGGGGGGATTTTTTACAGATAGTAATTTATCCGGATGCTTCCTTGAACCAACATCAAGCATTCAGGATTGTGACCGGGCGATTACAATTTTTTTAAAAATTATGCTTGACAAAGCTTTATCTTTTGCCTAAATATTGTATACAAGGGGATTATGAAAGAAGCGAGGAGAATTATTTTTTTTGTGTAATCTATCAAAATTCCCCCCATTTTCTCTTCAGAAAAAATCAAAGTTTGCAGTATCAAAATATACGCGTATAGCGTGATGTCAGGGGGAATTTTATGCCCGAAGTTATTGAAGTGATCTTCGAGAAGTATCAACGTAAGCCGGATCAACTCATACCGATTCTTCAGAATGTTCAGAGGGAATTTGGCTACATCACTCCTGAATCAGTAAAACACATCTCCAGATACCTCCGTATTTCTGAAAACCAGATTTTTGGTGTCTCCTCCTTTTATGCCCAGTTTCGTTTCACTGCTCCGGGGCGCCATTCCGTAAGGGTATGTCTCGGAACAGCCTGTCATGTGAGAGGGGGTGCCACTTTGCTTGAAATGCTGGAGCGTGAATTGGAGATCGTTTGCGGGGAAACCACCCCGGACAGACGTTTCGACCTGGAGCGGGTTGCATGTCTTGGATGCTGCGCATTATCTCCTGTTGTTCAAATTGATGCCGATATATACAGCAGAATGACCGTAAACAAATTATCGGAGCTATTAAAACAATATGAATAAACTAAAAAAGAAAATCACATCGGCAAAGAAGAAATGGGAAGGGATAGAGAACAATAAAGAGCCCATCGTCTATATTGGCGCTGCATCCTGCGGGAGGGCTGCCGGGGCGCTTGAGCTGATATCGGAGACTGAAAAGTTCATAAAAGAAAATAACATTTCTGCAAGGGTGATTCAGGTCGGGTGTATAGGCCCCTGCTACCTCGAGCCCCTTGTGGATATCAAGATGCCGGGACAACCGAGGGTGAGCTACTCCAACGTGAATGTCAGAACGCTCAATAACATCTTGAAATCTCAATTGCTCGAAGGGGTTCCCTTTACAAAGGCCGCTATTGGTAATTTCGGGAGCAGCGCCTTCAACGGTATACCTCCCTTTTATGAACTCCCCATGTTGAAACCCCAGGTGAGGATCGTACTCAGAAACTGCGGTCTTATTGACCCTGAGGATATTGACCAGTATCTTGCCATGGAAGGCTATCAGGGTTTGATGAATGCCTTAGAGATGTCCCCTGAGGATGTTATAGGTGTTGTCCGCCAGGCTGGCATCCGGGGCAGGGGAGGCGCAGGATTCCCGACCTTTAAAAAATGGACTGTCTGCAGGAATACACCCGGTGAGCAAAAATATCTGATCTGCAATGCCGACGAAGGCGACCCCGGTGCGTTCATGAACAGGTCACTCATCGAGTCTGACACCCATGCGGTGCTTGAAGGCATGATGATTGCCGGATATGCCATAGGGGCAAGCAAAGGCATTGTCTATATCAGGGCCGAATATCCCCTTGCTATAGAGAGATTGAAGACTGCCATAAAACAGATGAAGGAATACGGACTCCTCGGAAAAAATATTCTCGGGTCAACATTCAATTTTGATATAACGATAAAAGAGGGGGCAGGCGCCTTTGTATGTGGCGAAGAGACAGCCCTTATCGCATCCATTGAAGGCAAGAGGGGTATGCCCCGTTCACGTCCGCCGTTTCCGGCTATATCGGGTCTTTTCGGATGCCCCACAATCATCAACAATGTGGAAACGCTCGGAACGCTCCCCAACATCCTGCGGAACGGCGCCGAGTGGTACAACAGATTCGGCAAGGAAGGAAACAGGGGGACCAAGACATTCTCATTAGTCGGAAAGATACGCCGCACTGGTCTTATTGAAGTCCAGCTCGGCACAACGTTGAGGGAGATCATATTTGATATCGGCGGAGGTGTGCAGAAACCTTTTAAGGCGATACAGACAGGAGGGCCCTCCGGCGGATGCCTGTCTGAAGAATTCCTCGACCTTGCCGTAGACTATGAATCGCTTGCATCGGCAGGCTCGATTATGGGTTCCGGCGGCCTCATCATCATGGACGAAGATACCTGTGTCGTTGATGTAGCGAAATATTTCCTCGATTTTACACAGAAGGAATCATGCGGCAAATGCATACCGTGCCGTGTGGGAACGAGGCATATGGTGGAGATATTGGAGAGGATAACCCACGGTGAAGGTGTTCCTGAAGACCTGCTAACATTAAGGACACTGGGCGACACGATCAAAAAAGGTTCGCTCTGCGGCCTTGGTCAGACAGCCCCTAATCCGGTTCTTACGACGCTCAGGTATTTCAGGAATGAATATCTGGAACACATCAAGGATGGCCTATGCAGGGCTGTTGTCTGTAAAGACCTTATCGAGTACCGTGTGATAAAAGAGAAATGCACAGGGTGTCAATCCTGTGTGAAGGCTTGTCCCACAGGGGCAATATCGGGACCGAGATCAGAACCGCACAATCTTGATAAGACAAAATGTATCAAGTGCCGTTCCTGCTATGAAATCTGCCGTTTTGAAGCCATTGCCGGCGATGCTATCGTTATTAGGACTGCGGAGAAGAGATCATGACAAAAGAAAAGACAATCCAAATCACAATCGACAACAAAAAGGTAGATGCCCGGCCGAATCAGACCATATTGCAGGCCGCACGGGAACATCAGATCTATATTCCCTCTTTGTGTGCCATGGAACATTTATCTTCCTACGGCGCGTGCCGTCTTTGTGTGGTAGAGGTGGACGGTTTAAGGGGCTTCCCTACATCATGCACCACACCTGTTGAAGAGGGGATGGTTATCCGCACTGACACTGCTGAAGTGAAGAGCCTGCGGCAGGAAGTGCTTAAACTGCTCCTGAGCGAACACCCGGCAAGCTGTCTCTTCTGTACCGAACAGGATGAATGTAAACAGTATATGGGGACAATACGCAAAGTGGGTGCAACGACAGGGTGCCGATACTGTCCCAACGATCATCGTTGCGAACTTCAGCAGATTGCAGAGAATATCGGTTTGACGGAGACTTCATATCCCGTCTATTACCGCAATTTTCCTGTTGAAAAATATGACCCCTTCTATGACCGTGATTATAACCTCTGCATCCTGTGCGGGCGTTGTGTCCGTGTCTGCAACAACGTACGTCTCAACGGCACACTGAGCTTCAAGCAGCGCGGAAGGGTGACCACCATAGGCCCTGCCTTTGATCGCTCCCATATTGATGCCGGGTGCGAGTTCTGCGGCGCCTGCGTTACGGCATGCCCCACAGGGGCTTTAAGCGTAAAGGTAAGCAAATGGTACGGAAAGCCGGAAGGACAGGTCGCAACGACCTGCAATTATTGCTCTGCAGGGTGCAGGTTAATCCTCCAGACGACGAAAACCGATGTCATAGATGCCCTGCCA encodes:
- the amrB gene encoding AmmeMemoRadiSam system protein B; this encodes MFSFYLEPFYVINIVMDYPRIRYIEALPIRQEGREMILLRDTEGIMENSLVVSKDALFLLSLMDGTRSLRDIQAEYMRTLGNLIYIEHIQNFMETLDAHYLLFNDNFKNHLMQLREEYGNEPVRKACLAGKSYASNKIEFLAFLDEMFKKIGESSVNITGILAPHIDYARGMEVYQETYRYLKNTDKTLIIILGTCHHHMEKIWSISAKDFSTPLDVIPGSRDLIRRIKENTILRQYIDEWPHRNEHSIELQLPLLQFVMQKDIEILPILTGSMHEYIAGEKDLPDQEIEDIIGNFKDMLAQHGKPYIIISGADLAHIGAQFGDTFPLNSFTLSESKSKDEEILEDIKNIDADTFIKTIQNEKDRRRICGLTPIYFQLRLLNDSLCRIVSYKQWTDGQSSVSFAGGIFYR
- a CDS encoding NAD(P)H-dependent oxidoreductase subunit E, which translates into the protein MPEVIEVIFEKYQRKPDQLIPILQNVQREFGYITPESVKHISRYLRISENQIFGVSSFYAQFRFTAPGRHSVRVCLGTACHVRGGATLLEMLERELEIVCGETTPDRRFDLERVACLGCCALSPVVQIDADIYSRMTVNKLSELLKQYE
- a CDS encoding NADH-quinone oxidoreductase subunit NuoF, giving the protein MNKLKKKITSAKKKWEGIENNKEPIVYIGAASCGRAAGALELISETEKFIKENNISARVIQVGCIGPCYLEPLVDIKMPGQPRVSYSNVNVRTLNNILKSQLLEGVPFTKAAIGNFGSSAFNGIPPFYELPMLKPQVRIVLRNCGLIDPEDIDQYLAMEGYQGLMNALEMSPEDVIGVVRQAGIRGRGGAGFPTFKKWTVCRNTPGEQKYLICNADEGDPGAFMNRSLIESDTHAVLEGMMIAGYAIGASKGIVYIRAEYPLAIERLKTAIKQMKEYGLLGKNILGSTFNFDITIKEGAGAFVCGEETALIASIEGKRGMPRSRPPFPAISGLFGCPTIINNVETLGTLPNILRNGAEWYNRFGKEGNRGTKTFSLVGKIRRTGLIEVQLGTTLREIIFDIGGGVQKPFKAIQTGGPSGGCLSEEFLDLAVDYESLASAGSIMGSGGLIIMDEDTCVVDVAKYFLDFTQKESCGKCIPCRVGTRHMVEILERITHGEGVPEDLLTLRTLGDTIKKGSLCGLGQTAPNPVLTTLRYFRNEYLEHIKDGLCRAVVCKDLIEYRVIKEKCTGCQSCVKACPTGAISGPRSEPHNLDKTKCIKCRSCYEICRFEAIAGDAIVIRTAEKRS